Proteins encoded in a region of the Deltaproteobacteria bacterium genome:
- the secG gene encoding preprotein translocase subunit SecG: MTGFILTFHFIICIFMIIVVLLQAGKGADIGASFGGGSQTVFGPRGAATLLSKITTGAAILFLLTSILLAHLAKDQSNASVINGAKLPTPKAAIAESQKAETRKTETQKADSKKADIKNSESLKTEVVEEKTEEAPAAAETQKVLTPKKKARSKR; the protein is encoded by the coding sequence ATGACCGGTTTTATACTCACTTTTCATTTCATTATCTGTATTTTCATGATCATTGTGGTCTTACTCCAAGCCGGAAAAGGTGCAGATATCGGTGCCTCCTTTGGCGGGGGTTCCCAGACTGTATTTGGGCCTCGAGGTGCAGCGACCTTGCTTTCAAAGATTACGACTGGAGCGGCCATTCTATTTTTGCTGACGAGTATTCTTCTTGCTCATTTGGCAAAAGATCAAAGCAACGCCAGTGTTATCAACGGGGCCAAGCTTCCCACTCCCAAGGCCGCCATAGCAGAATCCCAAAAAGCGGAAACACGGAAGACTGAAACACAAAAGGCAGATAGTAAAAAAGCAGACATTAAAAATTCTGAATCGTTAAAAACAGAAGTTGTAGAAGAAAAAACTGAAGAAGCTCCAGCGGCGGCTGAAACACAGAAAGTATTGACACCCAAGAAGAAAGCGCGCTCTAAGCGTTAA